A stretch of Calditrichota bacterium DNA encodes these proteins:
- a CDS encoding BamA/TamA family outer membrane protein, with protein sequence MKTTLIPLLLFVCLFQTAFTQNTRPSKKFIIENISIEGNSKSSDYVVFENLPFAIGDTLADEKINEGIEKLKSLEIFSDVVLQPRAGSAPGLLNLTITVEERYWPHFRFKGGFSELDGWFLTPVSLNLDNIFGMGNFIDLGLTFGDRVTRVDINYINPNIFDSDLDFHSKLYVHSQEILHYIENEKVVHTVPQGGIYLGFKPRRGFFKHFKFGISSYTINPDSIAKVGNDDFSAFPDEVAKHVGEKWQASVFNISFNLDKRDQSSFPSNGWWLGANFDQTTKPAGNKVEFSRFILDARAYHNLFAHVVLAGRVKFGSISEAAPFWEKFYLGGPNSLRGFSDRSLSPSGGGEKLYQAGLEFRFPITEKHYPQHFLSGVIFVDSGANLLTSQKIDLKSFNNSAGFGLRFRIPFIGIIRLDMAYPLEFDDSKLQISLGHTF encoded by the coding sequence ATGAAAACTACATTGATCCCTCTTCTTTTATTTGTCTGTTTATTTCAGACAGCTTTCACACAAAACACCCGGCCATCGAAAAAGTTTATAATTGAAAATATATCAATTGAAGGCAACAGCAAAAGTTCTGACTATGTTGTATTTGAAAACCTGCCGTTTGCAATTGGCGACACTCTAGCAGATGAAAAAATAAATGAGGGTATTGAAAAATTAAAATCACTTGAGATTTTTAGTGATGTTGTTTTACAACCACGAGCCGGTTCAGCGCCAGGATTATTGAATTTGACCATAACAGTTGAAGAAAGGTATTGGCCACACTTTCGTTTTAAGGGCGGCTTTAGCGAACTTGACGGTTGGTTTCTAACTCCGGTCAGCCTCAATCTGGATAACATTTTTGGGATGGGAAATTTTATTGATTTGGGATTGACCTTTGGCGACCGCGTAACACGCGTAGATATTAATTATATCAACCCAAATATTTTTGATAGTGATCTCGATTTTCATTCTAAGCTGTACGTTCATAGCCAGGAAATTTTGCATTATATAGAAAATGAAAAAGTTGTTCATACGGTCCCACAAGGTGGTATTTATCTCGGATTCAAACCACGTCGGGGATTTTTTAAGCATTTTAAATTTGGAATATCTTCATATACAATTAATCCCGATTCAATTGCCAAGGTAGGTAATGATGACTTTTCTGCCTTCCCGGATGAAGTAGCCAAACACGTTGGTGAAAAATGGCAAGCGTCAGTTTTCAATATTTCTTTTAATCTCGATAAAAGAGATCAATCCTCCTTTCCATCCAATGGGTGGTGGTTAGGAGCAAATTTTGATCAAACAACAAAACCGGCCGGAAATAAAGTAGAATTCTCCAGATTTATTTTAGACGCCAGGGCTTATCATAATTTGTTTGCACATGTCGTTTTAGCAGGCAGGGTAAAATTTGGCTCTATTTCAGAAGCAGCACCTTTTTGGGAAAAGTTTTATTTGGGAGGGCCAAACAGTTTGCGCGGTTTTTCTGATCGTAGTTTGAGCCCAAGCGGTGGTGGTGAGAAGTTGTACCAGGCTGGTCTTGAGTTTCGATTCCCAATTACAGAAAAGCATTATCCGCAACATTTTTTAAGTGGAGTAATATTTGTGGATAGCGGGGCCAACCTGCTTACTTCTCAGAAAATAGATCTAAAATCGTTTAATAACAGTGCTGGCTTTGGACTCAGATTCCGTATTCCATTCATTGGAATTATTCGTCTCGATATGGCTTACCCGTTGGAATTTGATGACAGTAAATTACAAATCTCACTCGGACATACATTTTAG
- a CDS encoding acylhydrolase: protein MKLILLIFIGWFLTSFSQVQDWANLNRFKNENQKLADPTDGENRVVFMGNSITDSWARFDSSFFSGKPYINRGISGQTTPQMLIRFRADVVDLKSAVVVILAGTNDIAGNTGPSTNKMIFDNIKSMAEVATANKIKVVLCSVLPVLDYPWKPGLNPSEKIIKLNKMIKDYSYENGLVYLDYFQSMVNDQNGLKDELTYDGVHPNKAGYKVMAPLAEAAITKALNQN from the coding sequence ATGAAGCTGATATTGTTAATCTTTATAGGATGGTTTTTAACTAGCTTTTCCCAAGTGCAGGATTGGGCCAACTTAAACCGTTTTAAAAATGAAAATCAAAAACTTGCTGATCCCACAGATGGTGAGAACAGAGTTGTTTTTATGGGCAATTCAATCACAGATAGCTGGGCAAGATTTGACTCAAGCTTTTTTTCTGGAAAACCATATATCAACCGTGGCATAAGCGGGCAAACCACGCCGCAAATGTTAATTCGTTTCAGAGCGGATGTGGTCGATCTAAAGTCTGCTGTAGTTGTTATTCTGGCCGGTACAAATGACATTGCCGGAAATACCGGGCCATCGACAAATAAAATGATTTTCGATAATATTAAATCCATGGCCGAAGTGGCGACAGCAAATAAAATAAAAGTTGTGCTTTGTTCAGTTTTGCCTGTATTGGATTATCCCTGGAAACCCGGTTTAAACCCTTCTGAAAAGATAATTAAGCTAAATAAAATGATAAAAGACTATTCATATGAAAATGGACTCGTTTATCTGGATTATTTTCAATCCATGGTCAATGATCAAAATGGCTTGAAGGATGAGCTAACTTACGATGGCGTTCACCCAAACAAAGCAGGATATAAAGTAATGGCTCCATTGGCTGAAGCTGCTATAACAAAGGCATTAAATCAGAATTAA
- a CDS encoding SRPBCC domain-containing protein, with protein sequence MNTLNDPIIVEQVFNNSLKTVWDAITKLEQMIGWFFEDIESFKPEVGFKTQFNVNTGERDFLHLWEITEVDPQKKIVYNWKYKEYPGDSFVIFELFEQENGTMLRLIHTVTESFPQDIPEFTGDSCLGGWTYFIQNRLKNYLENISN encoded by the coding sequence ATGAATACTTTAAACGATCCAATTATTGTTGAACAAGTTTTCAACAATTCTTTAAAAACTGTTTGGGATGCAATTACAAAATTAGAACAGATGATTGGATGGTTTTTTGAAGATATCGAATCCTTTAAACCCGAGGTTGGTTTTAAAACGCAATTTAATGTTAATACCGGAGAGAGGGATTTTCTGCATTTATGGGAAATAACAGAAGTAGATCCACAGAAGAAAATTGTTTATAACTGGAAATACAAAGAGTATCCAGGCGATTCATTTGTAATATTTGAATTATTTGAACAGGAAAATGGAACGATGTTAAGATTGATCCACACGGTAACAGAAAGTTTCCCGCAAGATATCCCGGAATTCACGGGAGATAGTTGTCTTGGAGGGTGGACTTATTTTATTCAAAACCGTTTAAAAAACTACCTTGAAAATATTTCTAATTAG
- a CDS encoding DUF971 domain-containing protein, whose product MIPKSVEQISDQAIAIKWDDESESVFFAEKVRGQCPCATCKDEEKPKENPFKILKANPNNVFFRNWEMIGRYAIRFSFSDGHNAGIYTFEHLKEIGE is encoded by the coding sequence ATGATACCAAAATCAGTAGAGCAAATTAGTGACCAGGCCATTGCCATTAAATGGGATGATGAATCAGAAAGCGTATTTTTTGCAGAAAAGGTTCGTGGCCAATGTCCGTGTGCTACTTGCAAGGATGAAGAAAAGCCAAAGGAAAATCCATTTAAGATATTGAAAGCCAATCCAAATAATGTCTTTTTTAGAAACTGGGAAATGATCGGACGATATGCCATTCGTTTTTCTTTTAGTGATGGCCACAATGCCGGGATTTACACCTTTGAACATTTAAAAGAAATTGGTGAATAG
- the pepT gene encoding peptidase T, producing the protein MKIETGLFLDRFLSYVKIDTQSDPKSTSYPSTEKQLNLSRKLVGELKDLNLEEVELTKDGYVMATLPSNVAHNVPVVGLIAHVDTAPDVTGENVNPVIHKNYNGKDIVLPKDTSVVISPKDNPDLKNMVGFDIITTDGTTLLGADNKAGVAEIMGALQYLKENPEIKHGKLRIGFTVDEEIGAGVDHFDVEHFGADFAYTIDGGPAGEVEDETFCADAATVNIFGVNVHPGYAKNKMINGLKIAADLIEQLPKDSLSPETTAGREGYVHPNSIRGNVENLSIDFIVRDFTDDGIKEKEKYLQSLVEKLNVKYAPAKVEILFKEQYRNMKYKVNEYPEVMDNAMEAVKRSGLEAKHGLIRGGTDGARLSYMGLPTPNVFTGGHNFHSKKEWIAIQDMQKAVETIVNLVQVWAERAH; encoded by the coding sequence ATGAAAATTGAAACAGGCTTGTTTTTAGATCGCTTTTTAAGTTATGTAAAAATTGATACCCAGTCGGATCCAAAATCCACATCATACCCCAGCACAGAAAAACAATTAAATCTCTCAAGAAAACTGGTTGGCGAACTTAAAGACTTAAATCTTGAAGAAGTTGAACTGACAAAAGACGGGTATGTCATGGCTACATTGCCATCTAATGTAGCGCACAATGTACCGGTTGTTGGTTTAATTGCCCATGTAGATACTGCCCCCGATGTAACAGGAGAAAATGTAAACCCCGTTATTCATAAAAACTATAATGGAAAAGATATTGTATTACCAAAGGATACATCTGTTGTTATTTCCCCGAAAGATAATCCTGATTTAAAAAACATGGTTGGTTTTGATATAATTACCACAGATGGTACGACACTGCTTGGGGCAGATAATAAAGCGGGTGTTGCAGAAATAATGGGTGCTTTACAATATTTAAAGGAAAATCCGGAAATAAAACATGGTAAGCTTCGGATTGGTTTTACTGTAGATGAAGAAATTGGTGCTGGTGTTGATCATTTTGACGTTGAGCATTTTGGAGCTGATTTTGCATACACAATTGATGGCGGCCCGGCCGGGGAAGTTGAAGATGAAACCTTTTGTGCAGATGCAGCTACTGTAAATATTTTTGGGGTCAATGTTCACCCTGGATATGCAAAAAATAAAATGATTAATGGTTTAAAAATCGCTGCTGATCTGATTGAACAGCTTCCAAAAGACAGTTTATCACCGGAAACTACAGCTGGCCGTGAAGGATATGTTCACCCAAATTCAATTCGCGGCAATGTGGAAAATTTATCTATAGATTTTATCGTTCGGGACTTTACAGATGATGGTATTAAAGAAAAAGAAAAATACTTACAATCCCTTGTAGAAAAATTGAATGTTAAGTATGCTCCTGCAAAGGTTGAAATTCTGTTTAAAGAGCAATACAGAAATATGAAATACAAAGTTAATGAATATCCTGAGGTAATGGACAATGCAATGGAGGCTGTTAAACGCAGCGGGCTGGAAGCAAAACATGGACTTATCCGTGGTGGTACTGATGGAGCACGGCTGTCTTATATGGGGCTTCCAACACCAAATGTTTTTACGGGCGGCCATAATTTTCACAGCAAAAAAGAATGGATTGCAATTCAGGATATGCAAAAGGCGGTTGAAACAATTGTTAATCTTGTCCAGGTTTGGGCAGAACGAGCTCATTGA